From a region of the Nerophis lumbriciformis linkage group LG06, RoL_Nlum_v2.1, whole genome shotgun sequence genome:
- the efcab2 gene encoding dynein regulatory complex protein 8, with translation MAVNIKTAEVQKKIRAAFEAFDYQSNQTADVREIGTIIYSLGCFPTQADLHNFIAEVEEDETGYIHLDRFLPAMTTVLLEHKFPPITEDVLLQAFEVLDIEKKGFLDPDDLSQYMTEEGEAFTQEEMDEMLTALTDHETNLIYSKDLLNHLILDPEV, from the exons ATGGCTGTCAACATTAAAACTGCAG AGGTGCAGAAAAAGATTCGAGCCGCTTTCGAGGCGTTTGACTACCAATCAAACCAGACAGCGGATGTGAG AGAGATTGGCACTATCATCTATTCTCTGGGTTGCTTCCCCACTCAGGCAGACCTCCACAACTTCATAGCAGAG GTAGAAGAGGACGAAACAGGATACATCCATCTGGATCGCTTCCTGCCCGCCATGACCACAGTTCTACTGGAACACAA GTTCCCTCCCATTACTGAGGACGTTCTGCTTCAAGCCTTTGAG GTTCTGGACATTGAAAAGAAGGGCTTCCTCGACCCAGACGATCTATCGCAGTACATGACTGAAGAAG GTGAAGCCTTCACCCAAGAGGAGATGGATGAGATGCTGACAGCGCTCACAGACCACGAGACCAACCTCAtttacagcaaagacttactcaaCCACCTCATCCTCGACCCTGAAGTGTAG